In Rhodobacter sp. 24-YEA-8, the following are encoded in one genomic region:
- the tilS gene encoding tRNA lysidine(34) synthetase TilS — MPLSPEYRWLEQHEPADRGLLRSCLPFEFRHHAGASKIGVAVSGGGDSVALLHLVARAAPHWGLSAEAATVNHHLRPEAADEADFVSQVAAGLGLAHQTLDWSCHPATGNLMQAAGQARLDLLAAWAKSRGIAHILLGHTADDQAETFVMGLGRAAGLDGLTGMRARFDHNAVSFWRPLLGWSRAELRAFLNRHGFAWCDDPTNEDDHYTRARIRKALPGLAPLGLTLSSFSETISNLADVQDLLRHTTADAFARFGREEAGALHFAHRPFTDSPFELQRRLIIAAIRWISGTRHPPRADSVHQVLSELWRHRGSTLGGCLIRVGPQEIRVTREPRAVAGPLAWHPGATWDHRWQVTGPSLPDATLRALGTDGLAQMPDWRRSGIRRDAALVSPSLWQGDRLVSAPLFPQFAAKWQASLYPTFGSFILSH; from the coding sequence TTGCCCCTGAGCCCAGAGTATCGCTGGCTTGAACAGCATGAGCCGGCCGACCGCGGCCTGCTCAGATCATGTCTGCCCTTTGAATTCCGGCATCACGCCGGTGCTTCGAAAATCGGGGTCGCAGTCTCAGGCGGCGGCGATTCAGTAGCGCTTTTGCACCTGGTCGCCCGGGCCGCGCCGCATTGGGGCCTGAGCGCCGAAGCTGCGACCGTCAATCACCACCTGCGCCCTGAAGCCGCTGATGAGGCCGATTTCGTATCGCAGGTGGCGGCGGGCCTTGGGCTGGCGCATCAGACACTTGACTGGAGCTGTCATCCTGCCACCGGCAATCTGATGCAGGCTGCCGGGCAAGCGCGGCTTGATCTGCTGGCAGCCTGGGCGAAATCACGGGGGATCGCGCATATCCTCCTCGGCCATACCGCCGATGATCAGGCCGAAACCTTTGTCATGGGCCTCGGCCGCGCTGCAGGCCTCGACGGGCTGACCGGGATGCGCGCGCGCTTTGATCACAATGCTGTCAGCTTCTGGCGGCCCCTCTTGGGCTGGTCACGGGCCGAGCTGCGCGCCTTCCTGAACCGTCATGGCTTTGCCTGGTGCGATGACCCGACAAATGAAGATGACCACTATACCCGTGCGCGTATCCGCAAGGCGTTGCCCGGGCTGGCGCCGCTTGGTCTGACGCTTTCCAGCTTCAGCGAGACCATCAGCAATCTGGCCGATGTGCAGGATCTGCTCCGCCATACCACCGCTGACGCCTTCGCCCGCTTTGGCCGCGAAGAGGCCGGGGCGCTGCATTTCGCCCATCGCCCCTTCACCGACAGCCCCTTCGAGCTGCAGCGCCGCCTGATCATCGCCGCGATCCGCTGGATTTCCGGCACCCGCCACCCGCCCCGTGCCGATTCCGTGCATCAGGTGCTCAGCGAACTCTGGCGTCATCGTGGCAGCACACTGGGCGGCTGCCTGATCCGTGTAGGCCCGCAGGAAATCCGTGTGACCCGCGAACCGCGGGCCGTTGCGGGTCCGCTCGCCTGGCATCCCGGCGCGACCTGGGATCATCGCTGGCAGGTAACCGGCCCGTCCCTGCCCGATGCAACCCTGCGCGCGCTTGGCACAGATGGGCTTGCGCAGATGCCGGACTGGCGCAGATCCGGCATCCGGCGGGATGCGGCCCTTGTCTCGCCCTCACTCTGGCAGGGCGACCGGCTGGTTTCCGCCCCCCTTTTCCCGCAATTTGCCGCCAAATGGCAGGCCAGCCTTTACCCAACCTTTGGAAGTTTCATCTTATCGCATTGA
- the pal gene encoding peptidoglycan-associated lipoprotein Pal → MSFTPKALLLVAALGLAACQNPDRYGAGGPGGTGGTGGTGGSGYIDTNGLGDPNDPRSIAYFNQTVGDRVLFAVDQSTVSDQGRQILNGQANWLNQNPGYAIIVEGHADEQGTREYNLALGARRAASVQQYLLSQGVAGSRMRTISYGKERPIEVCSTESCYSKNRRSVTVLSVGAGS, encoded by the coding sequence ATGAGCTTTACCCCGAAAGCCCTTCTTCTTGTGGCCGCGCTTGGCCTTGCAGCCTGTCAGAACCCGGACCGTTACGGTGCGGGTGGCCCAGGTGGTACGGGCGGCACCGGTGGCACCGGCGGGTCGGGCTATATCGACACGAACGGGCTCGGCGATCCGAATGATCCGCGCTCCATCGCCTATTTCAACCAGACCGTCGGCGACCGCGTGCTCTTTGCGGTTGACCAGTCCACCGTCTCGGATCAGGGCCGCCAGATTCTGAACGGCCAGGCCAACTGGCTGAACCAGAACCCGGGCTATGCGATCATCGTCGAAGGCCATGCCGACGAACAGGGCACCCGCGAATACAACCTCGCTCTTGGCGCGCGCCGCGCGGCATCGGTGCAGCAATACCTGCTGTCGCAAGGCGTTGCAGGTTCGCGGATGCGCACGATCTCTTACGGCAAGGAACGCCCGATCGAGGTTTGCTCGACCGAGAGCTGCTATTCCAAGAACCGCCGCTCTGTGACGGTTCTCTCGGTCGGCGCCGGGTCGTGA
- the tolB gene encoding Tol-Pal system beta propeller repeat protein TolB — translation MTFTRRSFATTLLAGAVMVPAMVRAQNSPTRIRIGTGVIEPMPIAVPAFVDEGGAGDLARNLAQVVTSDLDGTGLFRTINRDAYISRIQSFDGAIAYEDWRVIKSEVLVVGAVSAAGDRITVKVRAYDIANGQQFEGAAMQFAGTKAGWRRMAHKVADLVYSTLTGEGPYFDSRVVYVAESGPKNARLKRLAVMDYDGANVQYLTDSSSIVLAPRFSPSGDRLLYTSYETGFPRITLLNLANLKRQTLAEQPGTMTFAPRFSPDGGSVVFSLERGGNTDIYKMNLSSGQTQQLTNAPSIETAPSYSPDGTKICFESDRTGGSQIYVMNASGGEGQRISGGAGRNSTPVWSPRGDLIAFTKQNAGRFHIGVMRTDGSEERLLTASFLDEGPTWSPNGRVIMFTRETEGGGGQASLWSVDTFGRNLKQIPTEGAASDPAWSPLLP, via the coding sequence ATGACCTTCACCAGAAGAAGCTTTGCGACCACCCTGCTGGCCGGGGCCGTGATGGTCCCCGCCATGGTGCGCGCCCAGAACAGTCCGACCCGGATCAGGATCGGCACCGGCGTGATAGAGCCGATGCCCATCGCAGTACCCGCCTTCGTCGATGAAGGCGGCGCCGGGGATCTCGCGCGCAATCTCGCGCAGGTAGTGACATCGGATCTGGACGGCACCGGCCTCTTTCGCACCATCAACCGGGATGCCTATATCTCGCGTATCCAGAGCTTTGACGGCGCGATCGCCTATGAAGACTGGCGCGTGATCAAATCGGAAGTCCTGGTCGTTGGCGCGGTCTCGGCAGCCGGAGACCGGATCACCGTCAAGGTCCGCGCCTATGACATCGCGAATGGCCAGCAGTTCGAAGGCGCCGCGATGCAATTCGCCGGTACCAAAGCCGGCTGGCGCCGCATGGCGCATAAGGTTGCCGACCTCGTCTATTCGACCCTGACCGGCGAAGGCCCCTATTTCGACAGCCGTGTGGTCTATGTCGCTGAATCCGGTCCGAAAAACGCCCGTCTCAAGCGTCTTGCGGTGATGGATTACGACGGCGCCAATGTGCAGTATCTGACCGACAGCTCATCCATCGTGCTGGCGCCGCGCTTCTCGCCCTCGGGCGACCGGCTGCTTTACACCAGCTATGAGACCGGCTTTCCGCGCATCACGCTTCTGAACCTCGCCAATCTCAAACGCCAGACGCTGGCGGAACAGCCCGGCACCATGACCTTCGCGCCGCGCTTTTCGCCCGATGGTGGCTCGGTCGTGTTCAGCCTGGAACGCGGCGGCAATACCGATATCTACAAGATGAACCTGTCCTCGGGGCAGACCCAGCAGCTGACCAATGCGCCCTCGATCGAAACCGCGCCCTCCTATTCCCCGGATGGCACTAAGATCTGTTTCGAAAGCGACCGCACCGGCGGCAGCCAGATCTATGTCATGAATGCGAGCGGTGGCGAGGGGCAGCGGATCTCGGGCGGCGCGGGCCGCAACAGCACACCGGTCTGGAGCCCGCGCGGCGACCTGATCGCCTTTACCAAGCAAAATGCCGGCCGGTTCCACATCGGTGTCATGCGCACTGACGGATCGGAAGAGCGCCTGCTGACCGCATCCTTCCTCGATGAGGGCCCGACCTGGTCGCCCAATGGCCGCGTGATCATGTTCACCCGCGAGACCGAGGGCGGCGGCGGTCAGGCCTCGCTCTGGTCGGTCGATACTTTCGGCAGAAACCTGAAACAGATCCCGACCGAAGGCGCGGCGTCCGACCCGGCCTGGTCACCCCTGTTGCCGTAA
- the ybgC gene encoding tol-pal system-associated acyl-CoA thioesterase — protein MHEFSLRVWYEDTDLAGIVYYANYLKFIERGRSDWVTACGIDQIALRDQQDIVFAVRRVEADYLRPAKFQDALTVTTTLTSVTGARIVLDQEVRRQDETLFRATVTLVCLTGAGQASRIPAEIRARLAPSLH, from the coding sequence ATGCATGAATTCAGCCTCCGCGTCTGGTATGAAGACACCGACCTTGCCGGCATCGTCTATTACGCCAATTACCTGAAATTCATCGAGCGCGGCCGCAGTGACTGGGTCACCGCCTGCGGCATCGACCAGATCGCTTTGCGCGACCAGCAGGACATCGTCTTCGCCGTCCGCCGGGTCGAGGCCGATTACCTGCGCCCTGCGAAATTCCAGGACGCCCTGACCGTCACCACCACCCTCACCTCGGTCACCGGTGCGCGCATCGTGCTGGACCAGGAGGTCCGGCGCCAGGACGAGACGCTGTTTCGCGCCACTGTCACGCTGGTCTGCCTGACCGGCGCCGGCCAGGCCAGCCGCATCCCGGCAGAAATCCGCGCGCGGCTCGCCCCTTCGCTGCACTGA
- a CDS encoding ExbD/TolR family protein, with the protein MGAGVMKKSGGGGRRGRRRGSSAAMSEINVTPFVDVMLVLLIIFMVAAPLMTVGVPIKLPETAARAMAEEKEEPLSITLTADGLVMIMTSEVDPNELIPRLKAIAAERSSNKVYLRADGNLAYERVAQVMGALNAGGFNDIGLVTDSQGPSFGAGAAN; encoded by the coding sequence ATGGGCGCCGGGGTGATGAAAAAATCCGGGGGCGGTGGCCGGCGCGGTCGCCGTCGCGGATCTTCCGCCGCGATGAGCGAGATCAACGTCACGCCCTTTGTCGACGTGATGCTGGTTTTGCTGATCATCTTCATGGTCGCAGCTCCGCTGATGACGGTGGGTGTGCCGATCAAACTTCCGGAAACCGCCGCCCGGGCAATGGCCGAAGAAAAGGAAGAGCCGCTTTCGATCACCCTGACCGCTGATGGCCTGGTGATGATCATGACCAGCGAAGTCGACCCGAACGAGCTGATCCCCCGCCTCAAGGCGATCGCGGCGGAGCGGAGCTCGAACAAGGTCTATCTGCGCGCGGATGGCAATCTGGCTTATGAGCGTGTGGCCCAGGTGATGGGCGCGCTGAATGCCGGCGGTTTCAATGATATCGGTCTGGTGACCGACAGCCAGGGCCCGAGCTTCGGCGCCGGCGCGGCCAACTGA
- the ybgF gene encoding tol-pal system protein YbgF: MMRARFLLPLLALGLATPAAAESLADVRAELGQLAAEFNSLKSELTTTGASARVGGVDALARMDRLEAELMRLTSRTEEVELRLNRVVQDGTNRIGDIEFRICDADPSCDPMNMGATAPLGGGSSAAAAPVAPAAPSQGSTSSAPALAVAEQADFDRAKGVLGQGDFHGAAALFETYAKSYPGGPLIPEAHYLRGEALRQAGQTAPSARAYLTAYNTAPDGAIAPDALLKLGEAFGQLGERDQACVTLQQVPLNFPTSQASAQATIAMQGLGCP, encoded by the coding sequence ATGATGCGGGCGAGGTTCCTTCTTCCCCTGCTGGCCCTTGGTCTCGCCACACCGGCGGCGGCGGAAAGCCTCGCCGATGTGCGGGCCGAGCTGGGCCAGCTCGCCGCTGAATTCAACTCGCTCAAGAGCGAGCTCACCACCACCGGCGCTTCGGCGCGGGTGGGCGGTGTCGATGCCCTGGCGCGGATGGACAGGCTTGAGGCCGAGCTGATGCGTCTGACCTCGCGCACCGAAGAAGTCGAGCTGCGGCTGAACCGTGTCGTCCAGGACGGCACCAACCGCATTGGCGATATCGAATTCCGCATTTGCGACGCGGATCCGTCCTGTGATCCGATGAATATGGGCGCGACCGCGCCTCTTGGCGGTGGCAGCTCTGCCGCAGCCGCCCCCGTTGCGCCCGCTGCCCCGTCTCAGGGCAGCACCTCCTCCGCACCAGCGCTTGCCGTCGCAGAACAGGCAGATTTTGACCGGGCCAAGGGGGTGCTCGGTCAGGGTGACTTTCATGGTGCTGCGGCGCTCTTTGAGACCTATGCCAAATCCTATCCTGGCGGGCCGCTGATCCCCGAAGCGCATTACCTGCGCGGCGAGGCCCTTCGTCAGGCCGGCCAGACTGCACCGTCCGCACGCGCCTATCTGACCGCCTATAACACGGCGCCGGATGGGGCGATTGCCCCGGATGCGCTGCTGAAACTCGGCGAGGCTTTCGGCCAGCTGGGCGAGCGTGATCAGGCCTGCGTCACCTTGCAACAGGTGCCGCTGAACTTCCCGACCAGCCAGGCTTCGGCCCAGGCCACCATCGCCATGCAGGGGCTCGGTTGCCCCTGA
- the tolQ gene encoding protein TolQ — MDPTTLATAAQEIDFSLLALFARATFTVKLVMILLIGMSFWAWAIIIQKHILFRKSRAEAAAFDQAFWSGEPLDELYERIGPEPQGASERVFAAGMLEWRRSHKQDGALIAGAQARIDRAMDVAIARESEKLNKGLSFLATTGSTAPFIGLFGTIWGIKHSFEEIAISQNTSLAVVAPGIAEALLATGIGLIAAIPAVVFYNKLNADSEHIQGNWESFADEFATILSRQLDS; from the coding sequence ATGGACCCCACAACCCTCGCGACAGCCGCGCAGGAGATTGACTTCTCGCTGCTGGCCCTCTTTGCCCGTGCGACCTTTACGGTCAAACTGGTGATGATCCTTCTGATCGGCATGTCTTTCTGGGCATGGGCAATCATCATCCAAAAACACATCCTGTTCCGCAAATCCCGCGCCGAAGCCGCAGCCTTTGACCAGGCCTTCTGGTCGGGCGAGCCGCTGGACGAGCTTTACGAGCGGATCGGGCCGGAACCCCAGGGCGCATCTGAGCGGGTCTTTGCAGCGGGGATGCTGGAATGGCGCCGCAGCCACAAGCAGGATGGTGCACTGATCGCCGGTGCCCAGGCCCGGATCGACCGCGCCATGGATGTCGCCATTGCCCGCGAAAGCGAAAAGCTGAACAAAGGCCTTTCCTTCCTCGCGACCACCGGATCGACCGCGCCCTTTATCGGGCTTTTCGGCACGATCTGGGGGATCAAGCACTCGTTCGAGGAAATCGCGATCTCGCAGAACACCTCGCTCGCCGTCGTGGCCCCCGGCATCGCCGAGGCTCTGCTGGCGACCGGCATCGGCCTGATCGCCGCTATTCCGGCGGTGGTGTTCTACAACAAACTGAACGCAGACAGCGAACATATCCAGGGCAACTGGGAAAGCTTCGCCGATGAATTCGCGACCATCCTGTCGCGCCAGCTGGATTCCTGA
- a CDS encoding NADP-dependent malic enzyme: protein MSSGMQDEAAQAARQAALNYHEFPKPGKLEIRATKPLATGRDLSRAYSPGVAEACLEIKADPSTASRYTARANLVAVITNGTAVLGLGNIGALASKPVMEGKAVLFKKFANIDCFDIEVNESDPVKLAEIVCALEPSFGAINLEDIKAPDCFIVEQICRERMNIPVFHDDQHGTAIVVGAAATNAMIVAGKKFEDIKLVSTGGGAAGIACLEMLVKLGVKRENIWLCDLEGLVYQGRETQMTPQKAAFAQGSTPATLAEVIRGADMFLGLSGPGVLTAEMVATMTAKPVIFALANPTPEILPAEARAVAPDAIIATGRSDFPNQVNNVLCFPFIFRGALDVGATTINDEMELACIEGIAALARQTTSAEAAAAYQGEQLTFGPDYLIPKPFDPRLIGVVASAVACAATSSGVAARPLTDPDAYKRKLDGSVFRSALLMRPVFEAARTVTRRIVFAEGEDERVLRAANAMLEETTDVPILIGRPEVIESRCERYGLAIRPGRDFHLVNPENDPRYRDYWGTYHELMARRGVSPDIARAVMRTNTTAIAAVMVHRDEADSLICGTFGQYHWHLNYIRQVLARDGRHAVAALSMMILEDGPLFVADTHVNAEPTAQQIMETAMGAARHLRRFGITPKIAFCSQSQFGNMDNRSGRVMREALELLDAREPDFAYEGEMNVDTALDQELRERLLPGARFEGAANVLLFASADTASGVRNILKMRAGGLEVGPILIGMGNKAHVVTPAITARGLLNMSAIAGTPVSHYG, encoded by the coding sequence ATGTCGAGCGGAATGCAGGATGAAGCAGCCCAGGCAGCGCGTCAGGCGGCGCTGAATTACCACGAATTCCCCAAGCCGGGTAAGCTGGAGATCCGCGCGACCAAGCCGCTTGCCACCGGCCGCGACCTGTCGCGCGCCTATTCGCCCGGCGTGGCCGAGGCCTGTCTCGAAATCAAGGCCGACCCCTCCACCGCCTCGCGCTACACCGCGCGCGCCAACCTGGTTGCCGTGATTACCAACGGTACAGCGGTGCTGGGGCTGGGAAATATCGGCGCTCTGGCGTCAAAACCCGTGATGGAAGGTAAGGCCGTCCTCTTCAAAAAATTCGCTAATATCGACTGTTTTGACATTGAGGTGAACGAAAGCGACCCGGTCAAGCTGGCCGAAATTGTCTGCGCGCTGGAGCCATCCTTCGGCGCGATCAACCTTGAAGACATCAAGGCACCAGATTGTTTCATCGTTGAACAAATTTGCCGCGAACGGATGAACATCCCCGTTTTCCACGACGACCAGCATGGAACAGCCATCGTCGTCGGTGCGGCCGCGACCAATGCGATGATCGTCGCCGGCAAGAAATTCGAAGATATCAAACTGGTATCCACCGGTGGCGGCGCGGCAGGAATCGCCTGCCTCGAAATGCTGGTGAAACTCGGGGTCAAACGCGAGAATATCTGGCTTTGTGACCTTGAAGGCCTCGTCTACCAGGGCCGCGAGACGCAGATGACGCCGCAAAAGGCGGCTTTCGCACAGGGCAGCACCCCGGCGACGCTCGCCGAGGTCATCAGGGGCGCCGATATGTTCCTCGGCCTTTCCGGCCCCGGCGTGCTGACAGCGGAAATGGTCGCCACAATGACCGCAAAGCCGGTGATCTTCGCGCTGGCAAACCCCACGCCCGAGATCCTGCCCGCCGAGGCCCGCGCCGTCGCCCCGGACGCGATCATCGCCACCGGGCGGTCGGATTTCCCCAACCAGGTCAATAACGTCCTGTGCTTCCCCTTCATCTTTCGGGGCGCGCTGGATGTCGGCGCCACCACCATCAATGACGAGATGGAGCTCGCCTGTATCGAAGGCATCGCCGCGCTGGCACGCCAGACCACCTCGGCCGAGGCCGCTGCCGCCTATCAGGGTGAACAGCTGACCTTTGGCCCGGACTATCTGATTCCCAAACCCTTCGATCCACGTCTGATCGGCGTTGTTGCCTCGGCCGTGGCCTGTGCGGCGACCAGTTCCGGCGTGGCGGCCCGGCCGCTGACCGACCCCGATGCCTATAAGCGCAAGCTCGACGGCTCGGTCTTCCGCTCGGCACTTCTGATGCGCCCGGTTTTCGAGGCGGCCCGCACCGTCACCCGCCGCATCGTCTTTGCTGAAGGCGAAGATGAGCGCGTGTTGCGCGCCGCGAATGCGATGCTTGAGGAAACCACCGACGTTCCGATCCTGATTGGCCGCCCCGAAGTGATCGAGTCACGCTGCGAACGCTATGGCCTCGCCATCCGGCCGGGCCGCGATTTCCATCTCGTTAACCCCGAGAATGACCCGCGCTACCGCGACTATTGGGGCACCTATCACGAGCTGATGGCGCGGCGCGGCGTCTCGCCCGACATCGCGCGCGCGGTGATGCGCACCAATACAACCGCCATCGCCGCCGTCATGGTGCATCGCGACGAGGCCGACAGCCTGATCTGCGGCACCTTCGGGCAATATCACTGGCATCTCAACTATATACGCCAGGTTCTCGCCCGCGACGGACGTCACGCGGTGGCGGCACTTTCGATGATGATCCTCGAAGATGGCCCGCTTTTTGTCGCCGATACCCATGTGAATGCCGAGCCCACCGCGCAGCAGATCATGGAAACCGCGATGGGTGCCGCCCGCCATCTGCGCCGCTTCGGTATCACGCCGAAAATTGCCTTCTGCTCGCAAAGCCAGTTCGGCAATATGGACAACCGCTCGGGCCGGGTGATGCGCGAGGCGCTGGAACTGCTCGACGCGCGCGAACCCGATTTCGCCTATGAGGGCGAGATGAATGTAGACACCGCGCTCGACCAGGAGCTGCGTGAGCGGTTGCTGCCGGGCGCTCGGTTCGAAGGCGCCGCGAATGTGCTGCTGTTCGCCTCGGCAGATACGGCGTCGGGGGTGCGCAACATCCTCAAGATGCGCGCCGGCGGCCTGGAGGTCGGGCCGATCCTGATCGGGATGGGCAATAAGGCGCATGTGGTGACGCCGGCGATCACCGCGCGGGGCCTGCTGAACATGTCGGCCATCGCCGGCACGCCGGTTTCGCATTACGGCTGA
- the ftsH gene encoding ATP-dependent zinc metalloprotease FtsH: MNNARNIAFWVVLLLLVLALFQVFSGGQSNMGARSLSWSEFITQVDQGRVASVTLDGERVTVRTKDGGAFSTIKPGDEQVTDKLIAKGVEVQASPQQQGFLSSLLVTFLPFILLIGIWIFFMNRMQGGGKGGAMGFGKSRAKLLTEKQGRVTFDDVAGIDEAKEELEEIVEFLRNPQKFSRLGGKIPKGALLVGPPGTGKTLLARAIAGEAGVPFFTISGSDFVEMFVGVGASRVRDMFEQAKKNAPCIVFIDEIDAVGRARGVGMGGGNDEREQTLNQLLVEMDGFEANEGVIIVAATNRKDVLDPALLRPGRFDRQINVSNPDIKGREKILNVHARKIPLGADVDLRTIARGSPGFSGADLANLVNEAALTAARVGRRFVTMADFEHAKDKVMMGPERRSMVMSQEDKEMTAYHEAGHAIVGIKLPKCDPVYKATIMPRGGALGMVMSLPEMDRNSWHKDQMKDRIAMGMAGKAAEIKKWGEDRVSSGASGDIQNVSAVARAMVMRWGMSDKIGNIDYSEAHEGYNGNTGGFSVSAETKRLIEDEVKAIVDEGYARAMQILTENEEEFERLAQGLLEYETLTGDEIRKVLAGQKPGDDDGAEDVGEAAASVLAIPKTRTSRGPKPGDAEPSPT; this comes from the coding sequence GTGAACAACGCGCGCAACATCGCATTCTGGGTGGTCCTGCTCTTGCTGGTCCTGGCGCTTTTCCAGGTCTTCTCTGGCGGCCAGTCAAATATGGGCGCCCGTTCGCTGAGCTGGTCTGAGTTCATCACCCAGGTGGATCAGGGCCGGGTTGCCTCGGTGACCCTTGACGGCGAGCGGGTGACGGTACGCACCAAGGATGGCGGCGCCTTCTCGACCATCAAGCCCGGTGACGAACAGGTGACTGACAAGCTGATCGCGAAAGGGGTCGAGGTTCAGGCCAGCCCGCAGCAACAGGGCTTCCTGTCGTCGCTGCTGGTGACCTTCCTGCCCTTCATCCTGCTGATCGGCATCTGGATCTTCTTCATGAACCGGATGCAGGGCGGCGGTAAAGGCGGCGCGATGGGCTTTGGCAAATCGCGGGCAAAACTGCTGACCGAAAAGCAGGGACGCGTCACCTTTGACGATGTGGCCGGCATCGACGAGGCCAAGGAAGAGCTGGAAGAGATCGTCGAATTCCTGCGCAACCCGCAGAAATTCTCTCGCCTTGGCGGCAAGATCCCGAAAGGCGCGCTGCTGGTCGGCCCGCCCGGCACCGGTAAGACGCTGCTCGCCCGTGCCATTGCAGGCGAAGCAGGCGTGCCCTTCTTCACCATCTCAGGCTCGGATTTCGTCGAGATGTTCGTGGGTGTCGGCGCGTCGCGCGTGCGTGACATGTTCGAACAGGCGAAGAAAAACGCTCCCTGTATCGTCTTTATCGATGAAATCGACGCTGTCGGCCGCGCCCGTGGCGTCGGTATGGGCGGTGGCAATGATGAACGCGAACAGACGCTGAACCAGCTTCTGGTCGAGATGGACGGGTTCGAGGCCAATGAAGGCGTGATCATCGTCGCGGCCACGAACCGCAAGGATGTGCTTGACCCCGCGCTGTTGCGTCCGGGCCGCTTTGACCGCCAGATCAATGTCTCGAACCCCGATATCAAGGGCCGCGAAAAGATCCTCAACGTGCATGCCCGTAAGATCCCGCTGGGTGCCGATGTCGATCTGCGCACGATCGCGCGCGGCTCGCCCGGCTTCTCGGGGGCTGACCTTGCGAACCTCGTGAACGAGGCCGCGCTGACAGCCGCCCGCGTGGGCCGCCGTTTTGTCACCATGGCCGATTTCGAACATGCGAAAGACAAGGTCATGATGGGGCCGGAACGCCGCTCGATGGTGATGTCGCAGGAAGATAAGGAAATGACCGCCTATCACGAGGCCGGTCACGCGATTGTCGGGATCAAACTGCCGAAATGCGACCCGGTCTATAAGGCGACGATCATGCCGCGCGGCGGTGCGCTTGGCATGGTAATGAGCCTGCCCGAGATGGACCGCAATTCCTGGCACAAGGACCAGATGAAGGACCGGATCGCCATGGGCATGGCCGGCAAGGCCGCCGAGATCAAGAAATGGGGCGAAGACCGCGTTTCCTCGGGTGCCTCGGGCGATATCCAGAACGTCTCGGCCGTGGCGCGTGCCATGGTCATGCGGTGGGGCATGTCGGACAAGATCGGCAATATCGACTATTCCGAAGCGCATGAGGGCTATAACGGCAATACCGGCGGCTTCTCGGTTTCGGCCGAAACCAAACGGCTGATCGAGGATGAGGTGAAAGCCATCGTCGATGAAGGCTATGCCCGCGCGATGCAGATCCTCACCGAGAATGAGGAAGAGTTCGAGCGCCTGGCCCAGGGCCTGCTGGAATATGAGACCCTGACCGGCGACGAGATCCGCAAGGTTCTCGCGGGCCAGAAACCCGGCGATGATGACGGTGCAGAAGACGTCGGCGAAGCTGCGGCTTCGGTGCTGGCGATCCCGAAAACCCGCACCTCGCGGGGGCCAAAGCCCGGAGATGCCGAACCCTCGCCGACCTGA